In Chaetodon trifascialis isolate fChaTrf1 chromosome 8, fChaTrf1.hap1, whole genome shotgun sequence, the DNA window CAAGTTTAATTTTCTTCCACATTCATCTCAAATAGGGAAGTCATCAGTAACCAGTCTTTGGCAAAGACTTACAAAATGAAACCAGGTgcaacaaaatccaaaaaaataatattcaccTGATCTGTATTTAAAAAGGATGCCACTGTTTTTGACCATCTTCTAAAAGAATTGCATAGAAAAGCCATCATTTTTAAACCAAATCAGCATTAAAGTAACAGCCCCAAAACATGTCTTGTACAATCTGTTttggggaagaaaaaaacagtatgTCTGAATGAAATAACATATTACAAATactaaaagagaaaaaacgGAAACATGGCTGATAAATAGTGAAGCAGAGCAGCTAATCTTTCATTTCGATTGTTACGGAGCGCTTACTGATGGCGCAGCTGTGGCGTTTCAGAATCCCACCACCTGTTTCACGCCTAGCTCTGCTGATCTGAACACACCTGTCGCCCTgtcacctgctcctcatccGTCAATATTCACTCTCAACAATCTTGTCTTTGGCATTTCTCGTGCTCCTCTGCGTTTTTCGTAAGAAAGCGGGTTTTCTCTGCCCCGTGTGCAGCAAGTCGCGGCTTTCcctcaaaacacagaaaaatacagccCCAAGTTCTTGTCAGTCTTCCACAGACCCCTTTCCTTTCTACAGCCCCACTCTCTCCCTGTAAGTCACCAGGTTCATATGAAGTATTCCTTCTTTTCACTCATAGCCTGGTTACTGTGCTCCTCATCAGGGTCCTCTCCTGGAGCCAGCTCCCCTGTCGTCCTGTAGTCTCCTTTGTTGTGGCAGAGATACCGGTAAAGCAGGAAGCCCAAAGCAGCTACCGTCAGCAGGATGAGAACAATAACCACTGGGAAAATAAggcaaaatgtctttttaacatGCCATTTTGAGACAATGCAACTTCACAATCTGGCACGAAAAAGGCCGGGACACAGTACGAACGGTTACCTGCAATAACCGCAGAGTCTGGACTTGTGGGGGCTGCCGTTGTTACCGCTGCAGggggaggaaaaataaaacaagtagattggTTTTCAAACCACTGGTGTCAGGTAACAGACGAGGCAGAATGGTCATGAGAGCGTTCTGCTGTACAAGATCTGAGAGGAAGTAAACTGTGCCATGTCTTTCAACTGCGTGGGTCCAGGAGGAGACCGGCTTGTGTGCCagtaatagaaaaaaaaaaaaattaaaaaagtgtAGGAGTTACCCTGAATCATGGTGGTGTCTGCTTGTGTGGGAAGTGATGTTAAAAGTCTCATATCTGATgctgaacaaaacacaagcacGACACGTGTtgataaaacagcacaaaaacaactaTGAGGTCATGATATCAGGACACTCGTTGGCTGCAGCTCAACTTTAGAAAGCGTgaagagtgaaaaacaaaaagcgtGCTCACCCTGTGTCACAGTTGTGTTTGCGTACGAGGAGACTGTTGTCAGAGGCACCGTGTCTGAATCTGGAAGATAAAAAAGCATGTTAAAAATGTCACCGGGCTCTATCTTCAGCACGCAGTCTGCTGAAAGAGACTTGTGTAACTGCATAGCTGCAGGCCGAGGAAGGAATATTAAGTGTTGTGACACAGTAATCTGATTATTATGGGCCGGGCCTAAACAAGCCCGTCTACCTCTTATTTATTCCTGAATCCTCTGTGATGCAATGACTTAATCAGAACACACCAACGGGACAAGAAATACTGAGATCTAGAGAGTAAAAGCTGCAACACCGCAGTACAAAAGTATGATCAGCCACAGAGCAGCAACGATTAACTGAGTAATcgactgacagaaaataacatCTGTTACTattttgagtcttttttttgGGGAAGATTGTTAAACATTCTTTGGTTCAAGgctcaaatgtgaaaaattaagaaaggaaatattttgCTTATATTATCTTTTTCCCATGTGATGACGTCACATGTGGCTCTAAGATGTGACTGTCTCAGGTCTTATAGACTGAAAGATTGAGAAGATAATCTGCAGttaaatcaataatgaaaatgatctttagctgcagccctgatcAGAGTCTCTATCTATGAcaatacatcatattttatcAGATGATCGACTGTTTTGTTCGTAAAATCTGAATCAGCAAAGTATTTATTGCACTCCAGgattattaaatgtttaaaatagTAGTTTACTATAATGGACGaccaggaaaagcagcaaattctcccATTTCAGAACCTGGAATCATCAAATGTTTGTCgcttttgcttgaaaaatgacaaataattcATCCTTTATCAAAACAGCTGCCTATTATCTTTACTTCAATCAACTAATGGTTGCAGATCTAATGTAGTCCAGAGGAAGCAGTatgaaatgtatgtatgtatttattacTTTACTGTTCTTAACACACTAAACCCTGATTTCTTTTAACTGATAAACTACCTGCAAATCATAGTAGTGCCAAAAATAGGCAGAAATACATTTGCAATGCTAGAAAAGGGCACTTTAAACTGATTAAAGGTGGACTTACTATTCATGGTTAGTGCTGGTTGACTCACTGGTTAATATACCTGTAAGAAATCAAGACAAACACCGATAAAGAGCCACATATCTGACACAATACGTTTCTGACCTGTTCAAGTGGGCCTTGATGTTGGACGTGATGTATTTAACCGTCCACACCTTTTCCACTATTGTTACCGACATACTTCATTACTCAGCCCGCCGCCTTTGTCCTCTTAGTGAGGGGGTCAGGctaacattttaaagaaaacacaactcCTCCACCATCATTAAGTTAGCTAGCTTCACACAAAAGTTAGCCCCAAGGGAAATCTTCGTGCGGGGACACATTTCCAGGTAAAGTTTCCGTCATTCACACACTTTAACAAACAGTCATTGTTCATCACAGCTGTTGCGCGAGCTTACCTGGACGCGGCGGAGCGTGTCACAAACCCAGCTGCGCTGACCGACTTTTCTCCGAGCTAACGGTGGGGAAAACGAGCGCACACGGCTAACTTTAAGCTTGAAACTGAAGCTGTGTGAGACGCTGCTGAAGCGCCTGAAAGTGCGTCTGTGAAATACAGTAAGTGGATATACTTTTTCTCACGACACTCGTGAGTCATGCGGCTCACGCTCTCGATTTCCgcccctccttttcctccccccGTCTCCCTGTCAAAGTTGGTCTATTAAAGAGATGGATCACTCCCGTTTAAAAAAATGTGGGACGGGGGAATTCCCCAGTACGGAAGCCGAGAATGGCCGAACTTGATATTATTTCTCTAATGCAGCTGTCTCCAATCACGAGTTAATTGTCTCGTTTTGTCGAGAAAACGAACCTTCTTATCGCGAGATAAACACCCGGAAGCGTGGGTAGGGCCCCCTCCACTTCCCCGATGCTAACGAGAATTGTTTTGGTTGCAGCAAGGCTGACAGTGGTTTACAGTAATTAGCCATAATGCTAACATCCCAACAGATCAGCATGCAAAAAGCTATGACTAATTTTCAAAGCCTACATTAAATGTCTTCTCTGACCCACTGTCCAAAACCCCTTCTTTTGTATTAACAAAGTTAATATCATACTAGTATATAATCACACTTGAAGTTTCACTATTCATTTTGGCCCAAATGGGCTTTGCAGGGGGAGAGAAATATCTTGATAAGCACATTTCCTTCTATAGAAGGTTGTTTTAGAATTGGACATACATAAAGCTGAAGGACAGACTTTAGTCTGAATCTGTGCAGCCGAGGCAGAGATATACAGACTTTTTGTTCCTCATTTGGATCCGTTTGGTTTGCTTTCATCTTTACTTTCCTGCACCCCGTTTGGCTGCTTAAATGCAGTGCAGGCAGCATACAAAGCAGCACAGCTGATGTCCAtaatcaaactgcagctggtaGTGGAGGCATATGGTGAACTTTGATCTCATATTTTCACAGCTCACTGCTAAGTATTAGCAGAGACAGTGCACTGCTTTTCTGTTTGGATTCAAGCCAATGATGCAATTGTTCTGGAGGAAGTCTGCAGAGGCTCTCTTGGTTGTGATAATGTAGCCAACAAACTTATGcacaaccatccatccatccatccatccatccattttctatgccgcttatccctttcggggtcacggggggctcggctgtcaacgggtgggaggcggggtacaccccggccagccaatcgcagggcaacatacatacacaaacaaccattcacactcacacctaggggcaattttacagtcaccaattaacctaatgagcatgtttttggtctgtgggaggaagccggagtacccggggagaacccacgcatgcacgggaagaacatgcaaacttcacacagaaaggcccgacccgggaagCACAACCATCCATGAATTAAAAAAATTTTCCAGTAAGATGATGCATGGACATACATTGACATTGCCCAGtcacaacacaaagcagctcTGCTTCTTTTCCAGTTttgcaaaaaacattttcaagtcCACCTACTTTCTGTTACAcaactatgttgtccttcaagCTGGCAGTGCGACAGCTGCGGAGTTCATGTGAGAGGGGTATAATCAGCTGAGAGGCTGatagttaaaagaaaaaacttgaAATAGTTCACACAT includes these proteins:
- the LOC139334867 gene encoding small cell adhesion glycoprotein-like, with translation MNNSDTVPLTTVSSYANTTVTQASDMRLLTSLPTQADTTMIQAVTTAAPTSPDSAVIAVVIVLILLTVAALGFLLYRYLCHNKGDYRTTGELAPGEDPDEEHSNQAMSEKKEYFI